The following DNA comes from Poecilia reticulata strain Guanapo linkage group LG16, Guppy_female_1.0+MT, whole genome shotgun sequence.
GGTCAATAATAAGAAAGAGACTGACAAAAACACCTGGTGattacaaaaatcctcaatacgtttctgaaaatattcaaaaatattcactaggGAAATTGTGTGTCTTTACATCTGCCATGAAACTAACACAGCATtccgggaaaaaaaaaagatcatacAAAGAGCCAAACGTAATAACGGTACAATTAAATTAGCTATCTTTTTTACTGCTGCAAAAGCTGGACAAATTAACATAAATGATAGAACCATAAACACTTGTTTATATCTGAAAATGATCGGAAGCACACTTGAAAGTCAACCcttaaatgacaagaaaaaactgttttgcagtAAAGTAGCCAAAGTCTGCACTTGTTAAAACCAAATCAATGAAATGCCCCAAAGCTCTATCACGGGGCataattaatataattctgCAGAGAACAGTCTGCCAAAATCCTCCCACAGCAATTTAAATTACTCTTCACAGTTATTGTAAAAACTTGATAACACTAATTATCAATTTTTTTGGGGGCGGGCAATAACTTTTTCACACTGgaccaggttggtttggatgtCTTGGCacttctctattttttttatttaacgtcTCATATTAATATTTGTCTAAGatcaaaaacttgttttacagCTATGTCTTTAATCGCTTCACCGCTGCTCTTTCCATGCTTTTCCTTCGCACAGGTCTTAAAAAGGTACGGAGTCACAACTGTGGTGCGCGTTTGCGACAGCACTTACGACAAAACTCCTCTTGAGAAAGATGGGATCACTGTAGTGGTACggattcatctttttttcatttgacacACTCTTCATTTAAGCACCTAAACACTAAAGATCCTGAGATTGTACTCCCTTTCAGGATTGGCCCTTTGATGACGGAGCCCCGCCCCCTAACAAGCTGGTTGATGATTGGCTGACTTTGTTGAAGAAGAAGTTTCAGGAGGATCCTGGGTGTTGTGTGGCTGTTCACTGTGTAGCCGGATTAGGAAGGTACAAGATAAAGGATGAAAATAGCTCGATCAACAACTCTGACACATGAATTGACACGATTGCAGCAGTGATTGTCtgtatatacatacatgcaGGGCTCCTGTGCTGGTGGCTTTAGCGCTGATAGAAAGCGGGATGAAGTATGAGGATGCCATTCAGCTCATCAGGCAGTAAGTGTTAGATTAtctatattatttaaaaatcagagaTAGTTGTTACAATCTATTTAAGCTTGAATTTGaacaaattattattgttacgCTTTTTATGaactatattttttaaacatcaccGCCACACTCTATAATAGGTTTAAATTATACTGAATATTTCTATTCAgaccaaaatgcatttttagcgTAATCAAATGATTACTTCAGCaagtt
Coding sequences within:
- the LOC103478402 gene encoding protein tyrosine phosphatase type IVA 3; the protein is MNRPAPVELCHKNMRFLITHNPTDSTLNSFIEVLKRYGVTTVVRVCDSTYDKTPLEKDGITVVDWPFDDGAPPPNKLVDDWLTLLKKKFQEDPGCCVAVHCVAGLGRAPVLVALALIESGMKYEDAIQLIRQKRRGAINSKQLTYLEKYRSKQRLRFKDPHTHKNKCCIM